One Heyndrickxia oleronia genomic window, GCTTCTTTTTCGAAAATACTAACAACCATTGTTTCACCATCAATTTTAGTAGCGTTGATTGCTTGTTTCAGAACAGGTGGGACACCAGTTACTTCATAAGCTACATCAACACCGCCATTGGTACGTTTGTAAATTTCTTCAACAGCGTCATATTCTTTAGGATCAATCACGATTGCGCCAAGCTCTGCCGCTTTTTGTTGACGAATCTCGGATAACTCGACAGCATAGATTTCTGATGCACCAGAAGCTTTCAGTGCTTCAATAACCAGTAAGCCGATAGGTCCTGTACCGAAAACTGCGGCTTTGTCGCCGACTTTTAGTTTACTTTGGCGAACAGCATGAAGTGCCACTGCAGATGGTTCAACAAGTGCACCTTGTTCAAATGATACTGTTTCTGGTAATTTATGAATCATTTCAGCTGGTACAGCTGCATATTCTGAAAATCCACCGCCGCCTCCAGCAAGACCATAAAATCCCATTTTATCGCAAAGATTATATTTTCCTTTTTTACACGCTTCACACTCACCACAAGCATAAATCGGTTCAACAGTAACACGGTCGCCAACTTGTACAGTTGTCACACCTTCACCTACTTCAACAACTTGTCCAGAAAATTCGTGGCCCATAACAATTGGAGCTTTATCTCCACTTAATGGATGTGTTTCAGTAGGGATGAAGATTGGACCAGCTGTATATTCATGTAAATCACTGCCGCAAATTCCGCACCATTCTACCTTTAATTTTACTTTGCCTTCTAGAGCTTGAGGCTCTTCGATATTTTCTAATCGTAAATCTTTTTGGTTATGCCATCTTAATGCTTTCATCTCATGCATCTCCTAAAAAATTATAGTTTTTACACCTCCAATATACTCTTTCTGATTACATTATTCAAGAGACCGGCCTACCAAAAACTAGAAAAGAAAAGCTAAATTACAAACTACTTTCTGCCTAATTTCACTTTTATCTATTTAAAACGAATATTTCATCCTTTATTAATTTTGTGTCAAATTAAGGAACTTGTTGGGACAGGGGGTCGGTTCCGTTGTCCCAGAGTGCTGAAAAGATTCCTTCAAGATTTATGTCCACCACATCTCTGTAATGGACTCTTTAACCATAATAGGTTTTAAGTTTTCAACAGCTTTTGTAAATCCTTCATTAATGGACATCAACCCGTCCTCATGCTCAATACTAATAACATAATCGTAATTCATCAGCCTTAACGCACTAACAATATCAGCCCATGTTTTTACATCATGACCAAAGCCAACGGTTCTAAAATACCATGCGCGATCACGCATTTCCGAGTAGTCTGTCATGTCTGTAAGTCCGTTTCTATTCATATTATTTTGATCGATAATTGTATCTTTCGCATGAAAATGGTGAATAGCATTCTCACGACCAAGTATTTTAATGGCTTCTATTGGGTCAATACCTTGCCACCACATATGACTTGGATCAAGGTTGGCGCCAATTGCAGGACCACATGCCTCTCTTAACCGCAGCATGGTATTTGGTGTATGCACAGAAAATCCTCCATGAAGCTCTAAGCCTATTTTTACATTATGAGCCACTGCAAAGTCATTTTTTTCTTTCCAATACGGAATCAGCTTCTTTTCCCATTGCCATTTTAAAATTTCTTGAAAATCATGGGGCCATGGTGTGACGGGCCAGTTGGGATAGAGGGCATGCTCATGATCGCCTGGGCATCCCGAAAAGGTATTAACAACAGGCACTCCTAGTTCAGAAGCAAGAAGGATTGTTTTTTCTAATAATTGATTTGCCGGTTCAGCAATCTTTTTTTGTGGATGTAGTGGGTTGGCATGACAGCTTAATGCACTAATCACTAATCCATGCTCTTCAACCTTTTGCTTAAACTGTTGTAAAGCCTGGGGATTCGTTAATAACATATCCACATTACAGTGTGCATTACCCGGATAGCCCCCTGTCCCCAACTCAATAGCTTCCACACCTTTAGAAGAAACATAGTCTAACATGTCATCAAATGGCATATCGGAGAATAAAACTGTAAAAACACCTAATTTCAAAGAAAGCCCTCCTTCTATAAAAAAAGTTCAGAATATACTGATTTGTAATCCATTACATTTATAACCATATATAAATTATTGAATATAATCAATGTTTTTCTGTATGAATTTTTTGTATTGACAGATAATTCTGTTCATAATATCATGAAAATGAAATCGATTACAAAAACTTGTAAGGACATAGAAAGTAGGATCAAGATGGCAAACATCAAGCAGGTTGCTAAAGAAGCAGGGGTATCAGTAGCTACCGTTTCAAGAGTATTAAATGGACAGAGTACTGTAAAAAGTAAAACAAGAATTAAAGTAGAAGAAGCAATTAAAAAATTAAATTATGAGCCTAGTATGTTAGGTAGGAATTTAAGAAACTCTGAAAGTCGATTACTACTCGTGTTAATTCCAAAAATTTCAAATCCGTTCTATTTAGAAATTATTAAAGGGATTGAAAGCACAGCAATTGGTAAAAGTTATAATATTCTTCTATGCGAAACAGATTCCAATCCGGAAAGAGAGAATATTTATTTTGATTTAGTTAGAAAAAAAATGGCTGATGGTATTATTTCGATGGATCCAGCTGTAGATATGGAAGCATTAACAAAGTTAGCTAAAAGGCATGCCATTATTCAATGCAGTGAATATGCGGAGAATAGTCTTATTCCATATGTGACCATTGATAGTGAAGAAGCTGCATACCGGGCCGTAAAGCATTTAATTAAAATTGGTCATACAAAAATTGCTTTGATTAATTCAGATGAAAAATATTTATATGCCAGACAACGTAAAATGGGTTACCTAAAGGCTTTAAAAGAACATGGGATAACTGTGAATGACGATTATATCTACCATACACAGCAATTAGGTTTTGAATACGGCCAACAGGCAATGAAAAAAATTTTGAATTTAAAAGATAGACCTACGGCTATTTTTGCTGTATCAGATCTGTTAGCAATCGGAGCGCTTAAAGAAATAAACGCAAATGGATTGCATGTACCGAATGATATAGCAATCGTCGGCTTCGACAAAATTGATTTTTCCAATATGACCCATCCTACACTTACTACCATTGCCCAACCAATGTATAAAATGGGAAAGATAGCTGCCGAAATGTTGATCAATAAAATACAAGGCAAAGAGGTTGAAAGTGTTATTTTAGATCATGAATTAGTTATACGCGAGTCTACATCAGGATAAGCAGTGATTAAGACTAGCGCTCTGTTATAAAATATTGATTTCATATCAGAGCGCTGGCCTTAAAATGTAATCGATTACATTCAAGGGGGAGCTTTATACAAAACAAAGGGGTGAATGTATTGAAAAAGTTACTAGTTTTATGTATAGGCTTATTAGCTGCTTTTGTCTTGGTAGCTTGTAGTAGTGAAAAAGGAAGTAGTAGTAAGATAGATGGAGACGATAAGTTAACAATCGGTATTTCGTTACCATCTGCCACACATGGGTGGATGGGAGCACTCATTGATAATGCTGAAAAACAAGCAAAGGAACTCAAGAAAAGTGAAGGAATTAACTATGTAATGACGAATGCAGCAGATCCTAATAAACAAGCAAATGATATTGATGATTTGATTTCACAAAAAGTGGATGTCATTGTCATGCTCCCAATTGAATCAGCTGCTCTGACTCCAGTAGGTCAGAAAATAAAAGATGCGGGTATTCCATTAGTCATTGTCGACCGAGAATTAGAAAACGATGCAGCAACAGTTGTGGTAAAAGGTGATAATGAAGGAATTGGTGTAAATGCAGGAAAGTATTTTATTGAGCAGTTAAAAGGCAAAGGAAAAGTTGTAGAGATTACAGGTCCGCCAAGCTCCGTGACAGAGCAGCGTGGAGCTGGATTTAAAGAAGCAATGGAGAGTGAAAGTGGAATTGAAATTATTGCCTCCCAGAGTGGCGACTTCTCAACGGAAAAATCATTAGAAGTAATGCAGAATATTTTACAAGCTCATTCTCAAATTGATGCAGTTTTTACACAGGATGATGGAATGGCACTAGGTGTCCTCCAAGCCATTAAAGAAGCCGGTCGTAAAGATATTCAATTTGTAACTGGTGCCGGTGGTGGCAAGGAAGTTTTTGAAAACATCAAGGATGGCGGACTTATTTCAGCAACCTTCTTATATTCACCTACGATGGTTGAGGATGCAGTGAAAATTGCAGCAACATTAGCTAAAGGGGAAGACCCAGAAGAAAAAATGGTCGTAAAAGAAGCCACTCAAGTGACAAAAGAAAATGTTGATGAGCACTATGATCCAGATTCAAAGTTTTAATTTCTAACTTTAAATTAGTATTCGGAAATACAATAGCTGTCGAATAGTTGTTGTATTTCCCCTTTTCCCTACAAAGGAGAGATGAAGAAATGTCTGCCAATCCTTTCATAGCGATGAAAAATATCGAAAAATCATTTAACGGTGTATCCGTTTTAAAGAAGGTTTCTTTGCAAGTCGAGAGTGGTGAAATTCATGCATTATTAGGTGAAAATGGCGCTGGGAAATCCACTTTGATGAATATACTAGGTGGAGTGCTCAAACCAGATGTTGGATCCATCATTATAAATGGGAATGAAGTGAAACTTACAAACCCACGTGTGTCACAGCAGTATGGAATCAGTTTTATTCACCAAGAATTAAATGTCGTTTCTGATTTACGAGTCTATGAAAATCTGTTTTTAGGATCAGAGCTGCGAAATAAATTTGGATTTTTAAAGGTAGAAGAAATGTGTAACCAAACAAGTGACATTTTAGCGTTATTAGGTGTGGATATTCATCCGAAGGAGTATGTACGAAATCTGGATACTTCCTACAAACAATTGATAGAAATATCCAAAGCACTCTTACATAAATCGAAACTAATTATTATGGACGAACCAACATCAGCATTGGCAGAACATGAGGTAGAACGGTTATTTGCAAAGATGAGAAATCTTAAGAACTCAGGTGTTTCCATCATCTATATTTCCCATAAACTGAAGGAAGTGAAAGAGATTTGTAATCGTTATACCGTACTGCGGGATGGGGAAGTAGTTGGGAATGGCGATATGGAAAATGAGAGTATAGAGACAATTACCAAACTCATGGTCGGTAAGGAAATTTCAGAAGAGCGCTTTACAAGAAAGCATACATTTGGTCCATCTGTACTCGAAGTGAGTAATTTGAGCAGTGAAGGACTATTTAAAAATATTCATTTTACTGTCCGGAAAGGTGAAATCGTTGGGTTTACTGGACTGGCTGGAGATGGAAGGACAGAGTTATTTGAAAGCTTATTTGGTTATCGAAAAAAATACTCGGGTGAGATTAAGGTTAATAGGCGGGTTGTAAAAATAGATCATCCACGAAAAGCATTAATCGCAGGAATTGGTCTTGTTCCAAAAGATAGAAAAGAAAATGCGATTATAAAAGATTTAAGTGTGATTCATAATATGAGCCTCTCTTCTTTAGGGCATTTTGAAAAATCGGGGTTTATTCATGAAGGGAAAGAAAAGAGTAAATTTGAATTTTATAAAAGGAAATTAAACATAAAAGTACACAATCCACGGATTACCATTGATAAGTTGAGTGGCGGAAATCAACAAAAAGTAATTATCGCTAAATGGCTAGAAGTTGATACGGAGATCATTATTTTTGATAACCCAACACAAGGGATAGACGTCGGTGCTAAACGAGAGATTTACCAGCATATTGTTGAATTAGCCGAGCAAGGAAAAGGGATTATTATCTTATCCTCAGAAGCTCCAGAAATTTTAAAGCTCTGTCATACCATTCATGTGATGTATCAAGGGGAAATAACGGCTCGCTTTACTGGTGAACAAGCTACAGAAGATGAAATTATGAGTTATGCAACTGGATCGAAAAGGGAGGTCCTTCATAATGGTTAATACTGAATTAAAGGAATCAAATCCACAACCAAAATCATCGAAAGCAAGCAATCGTTTCTCATGGCTATGGACAGATTATAGTGTAATTATTGCCTTCATCATTATTTTTATTGCTGCATCGATAATGAGTCCTAGATTCTTAGATATTAATAATCAAATGAATATATTAATGCAAGTTTCTATTATAGGTATCATTTCATTAGGAATGACTGTTGTGATGCTCTCCGGTGGAATCGACTTATCGGTTGGATCCGTCCTCGTCTTAGTTGGTGTCATTTCCGTTTTAGCATTAAATGCTTCAGGTAGTATTTTCGTTGCTATATTAACTGCATGTATCGTTGGTTCTTTTGCTGGTTTTTTGAACGGATTAATGGTGGCAAAAGGAAGGATTGCATCGTTTATTGCTACTTTAGGGATGATGGCTGCTGCACGTTCAATTGCCCTATATATAGCAAATGGCGGAAGTATTTCAGGGAAAGTATCTGGATTTACTGCTATTGCCAATAGTGATCTTTGGATTATCGATTATCCAATCATTATTTTTCTCGTTATGACCGTACTTGTCTATGTATTAATGCACAAAACAAGGTTTGGTCGCTATGTTTATGCTATAGGCAGTAATGAGAAAGCAGCTACTCTTTCCGCCATTCGTGTTGATCGTGTAAAACTAGCTGTATACAGCTTGGTAGGCTTATTAGTAAGTGTTGCTGCCGTTATTGAAACCTCCCGTCTAAATTCTATCTCATCCTCAAGCTCAGGGGTGTCTTATGAGCTAGATGCAATTGCTGCCGTTATTATTGGGGGCACAAGAATGACTGGTGGGAAGGGGAAAATTCTTGGCACATTTTTTGGTGTGCTTATTTTAGGAATTCTTAATAATATGATGAACTTAATGAATGTATCTCCACATCTTCAAGGCTTTGTAAAAGGATTGATCATCATTGTAGCAGTTGTCTTCCAAAAGAGAGAATAGGGAGGTATTCACTTGGATTTTAAAGTGGGGATTATAGGCTGTGGTTCAATAGCCAAATTGCGCCATGCACCAGAATATAAAGCGAATCCATTTGTAAAAGAAATCATATTTTATGATAGAAATATTGAGCGAGCAGAAAATCTTGCTACCATCTTCGGTGGAAGGGTAGCAGAAACTGTTGACGAGCTATTACTCGATCCTTCTATACAAATAATAAGTGATTGCTCATCGAATGAAAATCATCATATATTTTCTACAAAGGCTTTACTTAATGGTAAGCATGTATTATGTGAAAAACCAATATCATTAACGATGGAACATGCTAACGAAATCGTTGAAGCACAAAGAAAAACAGGTAACAAATTAATGATAGATCATAATCAACGCTTCACTCGTGCCCATCAAAAGGCTAAAGAAATGATTGCCAGCAAAGAATTTGGCAATGTGCTCACCTTTAGAACGACATTTGGGCATCAAGGACCAGAGCAGTGGGGAGTAAATAAAACAAGATCGACTTGGTTTTTTAAAAAGGATCGCTCTGGCCTTGGTGTAGCAGGTGATTTAGGGATCCACAAAATTGATTTACTACACTATTTATTAGACGATGAAGTCGAACAAGTTAGCGCCTTTCAAGGTGCTCTCGATAAAGTTGATGAAAACGGCAAGCCAATTGAGGTATGTGACAACATCGTCTGTATTTTAAAAACAAAGCAAGGACGACTTGGTACAGCCTCTTTTTCATGGACATATTATGGCGAAGAGGATAATAGTACGACGCTTTATTGTGAAAAAGGAATTATTAAAATATACAACAGCCCTGAAAACCAAATTGAAGTGATAACAAAAGAAGGAGAAAGGATTAACTATAAGCTTGAATCCATTCAAACAAATGATAACCAAACAAACACAGGTGTCATTGATGCATTCATTGATTGTGTTCGTTTAGACAAAGAACCACTTGTTAGCGGATCAGACGCTCTCTCTTCGTTGAAAGTAGTGTTAGGTATAATGGAAGCAGCGGAGCATAATTGTGTGATTCGTATTTAATCTTGTTCTAAATCCTTGTTCTTCATTGATACAAGTCTTAAAAACAATTATTAAAGAAAATTCCTTGCCATTAAAGCAAGGGATTTTTACTATAACTCTACCTTTTTATATTTGTAAGGTGAAAAATTACTATGAATCCACAAAATAAGAAATCAATATTTTTAACTAACAGATACAACAAAAATGACTACAAGTATAAATACCATTGCAAAAAGCCCCATTAGCTTCATAACGCGTTTTTGGGATAAGGAGTTATTTTCGTCCTTATTTTTACGAGTGATAATCAATGATAGTAAAAACCCAATAATAATAACTGCTAATATAATATATTTTTCCATCAAGTCATCTCTCCCTTATATTCATCTCTCCGAACACTTATCAATAAATCTTTGAATATATAACAAAGGAAATAAATAAGGTGCTAATTAATAATGCGGACAATAGATGAAGCATCTCATTTGCAGTTAGTATAATAAAATCGAATTGGGTCCCCATATTAAAGACAATTAAATAGATCAGCATTGCAACAAAAGAAGCAAACATTCCTTTTTGCCTAATGAGTTTCATCCGTTCGTCCTTTTGTTTGAACTGAGGATATAAGTAGGATAAACAAAAACTCATAATCGCCATTGCTAGTTGAATAAATATCATAGTTGAAGGAGCAGTGTTTGCTTTAATACTAGCCAGTATCAAAAATCCAGCCATCATTAAAAAGAGCATACCTAGTATGAAGAAGGGTATTCTTGAATAATGCATCTGGCAATCCTCCTAGTTTTTAAAATCCTTCACTTATAATCTTCTTCTTCTAAAAAAAATAGGCTTTCTACATTTGTTTCAAATAATTCTGCCATTATCATTGCTAAGGGGAGGGAGGGGTTATATTTCCCCTTCTCAATTGAAATAATGGTTTGCCTAGATACCCTTAATTTTTCTGCTAATCTGTCTTGGGAATAGCCATATTTTTTTCGGTATTCAGGTACCTTATTTTTCAACCACCATCACCTCTTTGGAATTATTTTACTGTAAAGTTAGCTTTACGTCAAGTTTCCTTTACGTTCTGAATAATTTTTTAAAGGTTTTCCCCAGTAAATGGCTTTAAGCCCATATTTATCATGGTGTATCGCTTTCAAACTTCAACTATAATTTATATTTGGAGTAAAAGGAAAAGGTGGAAATGTATGAAAAAGTTTTTAAAATTCAGCAGTTTATTTGTAGCTGGGATTTGTTTATTCAATCTATTTTTATTTGAACATGTACAAGCAGCTACAAAGAGTTATACGATCTCGGATATGAGAAGTGGTAGTTCTGGTTTCGATGAGATCAGTGATTTTTTAGCTTCTGATACGATTGATGGGTTCGTTGATCCGAAAACAGGAGCAATGAGCTTTAAGCCAAATCAGAATGTGACGCGTGCCCAATTTGCTAAATTATTATTAAATGCAATGGGGATTCAACCACAAAAAGAGAAACAGAAGTTTAGTGATGTAATTCCAAGTCAATGGTATGCCGATTATGTGAATACAGCTAGTGAGCTTGGAATCATCTTGGGAAATACTGATGGTACATTCAAGCCTGATAATAATATTACTCGTGGGCAGATTGCTGCCATGCTTGTTCGTGCATTTAATGGAACAGTAAGCTTTCCGAAAACTACTAATCAATCGTTTTCAGATGTTTCCAGTAAGACTACTTTTGTAAATGAAATTAATCAAGCAGCTTCGCTAAAAATTATAAGAGGATTCGAAGATGGGTCATTTAAACCGGAAAATCCAGCTACTCGTGGACAAGCAGTAGTGATGATTTATCGAACTCTTGCTCAAGAAAAACCTAATATAGCATCCAATCAAGAAGTAAAAAATGTTGTAACGAATTATTTGAAAGATGTTAATAATACATATACATCAACTGATTTTGAAGCGTCACGTTTAACCAATGTATTTGATTCTTATGGAAGTGGCTATTTTTATGCCTCAGGAATTGAAATGATTGGAGATATTAAGAAGCAAATTCAGAATAATAGTCAACTTGTTTTACAGGATAGTAGTAAAAGCATAAAAGCGGATGTTTTATTCCTGTCTGATCGCTATGCAGACATTTTAATTTCTAATGCACCTATTCCGAACGTTAAGAACTCAGATGGGAAATTAGTAGAACTTGAGAATTTAAATGAAAATGGGCTTTACTCCTTGAAAAAAACAGCTAACGGTTGGAAGATTTATAATTTCAAAAAAGGCTCTGACGGGATTTCTTCGCCTCGAGTTAAAAAAACATTAAATTATATTGTATCAAAAGAAGAGTCAATAAAGTTAAGTGGCGTAAGTATGGAGGATAGTATTATAGATCCCAATAAGCCCTATATCTATATGATTGATAAAAAGAAACGTCAGCTAATAACGATCAATTATGAGAATAAGAAAACGAAAGTTGTGCCATTAAATTATGAGCCTTCAGGATTATCACTATCTGAGGATGGCTCTAAACTTTATATTGTTAATAAAAGCACGAAGTATTTACTTTCGATATATAATCCATCCACAAATGCAATTGAAACCAATTTAACTTATGAAGTAGTGGATACTCAAGATAATAGCGGTCCACGTCATGTATATGCGCATGATCATAAGATTTTTGTGGTGGATGGGTCATGGGCACCTAAATTAATTGTCTTGAACGCGGATACTTATCAACCCATTGATATCCCAAAAATCGAAGGCATAGGATCAATGGTTTTTTCAAAGGATAATAAACAGTTCTATTACTGGTACCAATATGGTTGGAACGCAGGATGGGCTAAGAGTAATATCTATAAATATTCCATTGATGGAGATAAACTAACTGCAGTGGATAATACAAATAATCGTTATCCAGATTTAGACAGAGACCCACTAGATGCACCAATTATCCTATTAGAAGATAAGAATCTAGTGATCTCAAAAACACATATGTTTGATGCTAATGATTTATCCCTATTGAACATTTTTCCAGAACCCATATATGCAGCATCATCAGACCTAAATATCGCCGTAGGAAAGAATGGTGTCTATAACTTAACAAATACACTACAAGTAAATGACTTCGATTTCACAGGCTATGTGATCCAAAAAATGGAT contains:
- a CDS encoding 2,3-butanediol dehydrogenase, translated to MKALRWHNQKDLRLENIEEPQALEGKVKLKVEWCGICGSDLHEYTAGPIFIPTETHPLSGDKAPIVMGHEFSGQVVEVGEGVTTVQVGDRVTVEPIYACGECEACKKGKYNLCDKMGFYGLAGGGGGFSEYAAVPAEMIHKLPETVSFEQGALVEPSAVALHAVRQSKLKVGDKAAVFGTGPIGLLVIEALKASGASEIYAVELSEIRQQKAAELGAIVIDPKEYDAVEEIYKRTNGGVDVAYEVTGVPPVLKQAINATKIDGETMVVSIFEKEAPIHPHDIVMKERSLTGIIGYRDVFPAVISLMAQGYFPADKLVSKRIKLDEVIEEGFEGLLKERDQVKILVKAE
- a CDS encoding sugar phosphate isomerase/epimerase family protein, which produces MKLGVFTVLFSDMPFDDMLDYVSSKGVEAIELGTGGYPGNAHCNVDMLLTNPQALQQFKQKVEEHGLVISALSCHANPLHPQKKIAEPANQLLEKTILLASELGVPVVNTFSGCPGDHEHALYPNWPVTPWPHDFQEILKWQWEKKLIPYWKEKNDFAVAHNVKIGLELHGGFSVHTPNTMLRLREACGPAIGANLDPSHMWWQGIDPIEAIKILGRENAIHHFHAKDTIIDQNNMNRNGLTDMTDYSEMRDRAWYFRTVGFGHDVKTWADIVSALRLMNYDYVISIEHEDGLMSINEGFTKAVENLKPIMVKESITEMWWT
- a CDS encoding LacI family DNA-binding transcriptional regulator; this translates as MANIKQVAKEAGVSVATVSRVLNGQSTVKSKTRIKVEEAIKKLNYEPSMLGRNLRNSESRLLLVLIPKISNPFYLEIIKGIESTAIGKSYNILLCETDSNPERENIYFDLVRKKMADGIISMDPAVDMEALTKLAKRHAIIQCSEYAENSLIPYVTIDSEEAAYRAVKHLIKIGHTKIALINSDEKYLYARQRKMGYLKALKEHGITVNDDYIYHTQQLGFEYGQQAMKKILNLKDRPTAIFAVSDLLAIGALKEINANGLHVPNDIAIVGFDKIDFSNMTHPTLTTIAQPMYKMGKIAAEMLINKIQGKEVESVILDHELVIRESTSG
- a CDS encoding substrate-binding domain-containing protein; translated protein: MNVLKKLLVLCIGLLAAFVLVACSSEKGSSSKIDGDDKLTIGISLPSATHGWMGALIDNAEKQAKELKKSEGINYVMTNAADPNKQANDIDDLISQKVDVIVMLPIESAALTPVGQKIKDAGIPLVIVDRELENDAATVVVKGDNEGIGVNAGKYFIEQLKGKGKVVEITGPPSSVTEQRGAGFKEAMESESGIEIIASQSGDFSTEKSLEVMQNILQAHSQIDAVFTQDDGMALGVLQAIKEAGRKDIQFVTGAGGGKEVFENIKDGGLISATFLYSPTMVEDAVKIAATLAKGEDPEEKMVVKEATQVTKENVDEHYDPDSKF
- a CDS encoding sugar ABC transporter ATP-binding protein → MSANPFIAMKNIEKSFNGVSVLKKVSLQVESGEIHALLGENGAGKSTLMNILGGVLKPDVGSIIINGNEVKLTNPRVSQQYGISFIHQELNVVSDLRVYENLFLGSELRNKFGFLKVEEMCNQTSDILALLGVDIHPKEYVRNLDTSYKQLIEISKALLHKSKLIIMDEPTSALAEHEVERLFAKMRNLKNSGVSIIYISHKLKEVKEICNRYTVLRDGEVVGNGDMENESIETITKLMVGKEISEERFTRKHTFGPSVLEVSNLSSEGLFKNIHFTVRKGEIVGFTGLAGDGRTELFESLFGYRKKYSGEIKVNRRVVKIDHPRKALIAGIGLVPKDRKENAIIKDLSVIHNMSLSSLGHFEKSGFIHEGKEKSKFEFYKRKLNIKVHNPRITIDKLSGGNQQKVIIAKWLEVDTEIIIFDNPTQGIDVGAKREIYQHIVELAEQGKGIIILSSEAPEILKLCHTIHVMYQGEITARFTGEQATEDEIMSYATGSKREVLHNG
- a CDS encoding ABC transporter permease → MVNTELKESNPQPKSSKASNRFSWLWTDYSVIIAFIIIFIAASIMSPRFLDINNQMNILMQVSIIGIISLGMTVVMLSGGIDLSVGSVLVLVGVISVLALNASGSIFVAILTACIVGSFAGFLNGLMVAKGRIASFIATLGMMAAARSIALYIANGGSISGKVSGFTAIANSDLWIIDYPIIIFLVMTVLVYVLMHKTRFGRYVYAIGSNEKAATLSAIRVDRVKLAVYSLVGLLVSVAAVIETSRLNSISSSSSGVSYELDAIAAVIIGGTRMTGGKGKILGTFFGVLILGILNNMMNLMNVSPHLQGFVKGLIIIVAVVFQKRE
- a CDS encoding Gfo/Idh/MocA family protein; translated protein: MDFKVGIIGCGSIAKLRHAPEYKANPFVKEIIFYDRNIERAENLATIFGGRVAETVDELLLDPSIQIISDCSSNENHHIFSTKALLNGKHVLCEKPISLTMEHANEIVEAQRKTGNKLMIDHNQRFTRAHQKAKEMIASKEFGNVLTFRTTFGHQGPEQWGVNKTRSTWFFKKDRSGLGVAGDLGIHKIDLLHYLLDDEVEQVSAFQGALDKVDENGKPIEVCDNIVCILKTKQGRLGTASFSWTYYGEEDNSTTLYCEKGIIKIYNSPENQIEVITKEGERINYKLESIQTNDNQTNTGVIDAFIDCVRLDKEPLVSGSDALSSLKVVLGIMEAAEHNCVIRI
- a CDS encoding permease, giving the protein MHYSRIPFFILGMLFLMMAGFLILASIKANTAPSTMIFIQLAMAIMSFCLSYLYPQFKQKDERMKLIRQKGMFASFVAMLIYLIVFNMGTQFDFIILTANEMLHLLSALLISTLFISFVIYSKIY
- a CDS encoding helix-turn-helix transcriptional regulator, which codes for MKNKVPEYRKKYGYSQDRLAEKLRVSRQTIISIEKGKYNPSLPLAMIMAELFETNVESLFFLEEEDYK
- a CDS encoding S-layer homology domain-containing protein, which codes for MKKFLKFSSLFVAGICLFNLFLFEHVQAATKSYTISDMRSGSSGFDEISDFLASDTIDGFVDPKTGAMSFKPNQNVTRAQFAKLLLNAMGIQPQKEKQKFSDVIPSQWYADYVNTASELGIILGNTDGTFKPDNNITRGQIAAMLVRAFNGTVSFPKTTNQSFSDVSSKTTFVNEINQAASLKIIRGFEDGSFKPENPATRGQAVVMIYRTLAQEKPNIASNQEVKNVVTNYLKDVNNTYTSTDFEASRLTNVFDSYGSGYFYASGIEMIGDIKKQIQNNSQLVLQDSSKSIKADVLFLSDRYADILISNAPIPNVKNSDGKLVELENLNENGLYSLKKTANGWKIYNFKKGSDGISSPRVKKTLNYIVSKEESIKLSGVSMEDSIIDPNKPYIYMIDKKKRQLITINYENKKTKVVPLNYEPSGLSLSEDGSKLYIVNKSTKYLLSIYNPSTNAIETNLTYEVVDTQDNSGPRHVYAHDHKIFVVDGSWAPKLIVLNADTYQPIDIPKIEGIGSMVFSKDNKQFYYWYQYGWNAGWAKSNIYKYSIDGDKLTAVDNTNNRYPDLDRDPLDAPIILLEDKNLVISKTHMFDANDLSLLNIFPEPIYAASSDLNIAVGKNGVYNLTNTLQVNDFDFTGYVIQKMDFKQNDLFLFRKNGNDIIIDRMNIEEA